The Proteus vulgaris genome has a segment encoding these proteins:
- the trxB_2 gene encoding thioredoxin reductase, whose translation MDRMFQHAEKFNTEIISDHINKVDLKNRPFRLFGDEQEYTCDALIIATGASARYIGLPSEESFKGRGVSACATCDGFFYRNQKVAVVGGGNTAVEEALYLANIASEVHLIHRRDSFRSEKILINRLMDKVNSGNIILHTDRTLDEVLGDDMGVTKVRLKDTKSDKTEELDVMGVFIAIGHSPNTAIFDGQLELNNGYIKVQSGTQGNATQTSIEGVFAAGDVMDHIYRQAITSAGTGCMAALDAERYLDAQKSN comes from the coding sequence ATGGACCGCATGTTTCAGCACGCTGAAAAATTTAATACAGAGATTATCTCTGACCATATTAATAAAGTCGATCTGAAAAACCGTCCTTTCCGTCTATTTGGTGATGAACAAGAATATACCTGCGATGCATTAATTATCGCTACAGGCGCTTCTGCGCGTTATATCGGCTTACCTTCTGAAGAATCCTTTAAAGGCCGTGGTGTCTCTGCTTGTGCAACCTGTGACGGTTTCTTTTATCGTAACCAAAAAGTCGCCGTAGTCGGTGGAGGTAATACTGCAGTAGAAGAAGCGCTCTATTTAGCCAATATTGCCTCTGAAGTTCACCTGATCCACCGCCGTGATTCATTCCGTTCTGAAAAAATCTTAATTAATCGTTTAATGGACAAAGTTAACAGTGGCAATATTATTTTGCATACTGATCGTACCTTAGACGAAGTTCTTGGCGACGATATGGGTGTGACCAAAGTTCGTTTAAAAGATACAAAAAGCGATAAAACCGAAGAATTAGATGTAATGGGTGTTTTTATTGCCATTGGACATAGCCCAAATACCGCTATTTTTGATGGACAATTAGAATTAAATAATGGTTATATCAAAGTGCAATCAGGCACACAAGGTAATGCAACTCAAACCTCAATTGAAGGTGTTTTTGCTGCAGGTGACGTAATGGATCATATTTATCGTCAAGCAATTACCTCTGCCGGAACAGGTTGTATGGCAGCGTTAGATGCAGAACGCTACTTAGACGCACAAAAATCCAACTAA
- the cydD gene encoding cysteine/glutathione ABC transporter membrane /ATP-binding component, translating to MDKTKQNEMVRWLKQQSAPARRWLRLSMILGVVSGLLIIAQAWLLAVLLQAFIMDSINRDTHIPTFLTLIGIFILRAAVMAIRERVGYRCGMAVRQQIRKIVLDRLEELGPVWVKGKPAGSWATIILEQIEDMQDYYARYLPQMYLSAIVPILILITLFPVNWVAGLILFFTAPLIPLFMALVGLGAADANRRNFLALGRLSGNFLDRLRGLDTLRLFNRGNAEVKQITEATEDFRKRTMEVLRMAFLSSGVLEFFTAVSIAVVAVYFGFSYLGELNFGSYGLGVTLFSGFLALILAPEFFQPLRDLGTYYHAKAQAVGAAESLVEFLETDGEKPQLAGNARVNTNEGIEITAHELEILSHQGVKLAGPLSFTISPQQRIAIVGQSGAGKSSLLNVLLGFLPYRGSLKVNGIELTQLSPEAWRQCLSWVGQNPNLPEQTLLDNVRLSAPEASSEQINLAIEKAYVSDFINDLPDGLNTVIGDGAARLSVGQAQRIAVARALLSPCQFLLLDEPAASLDSHSEQRVMHALNNASLNQTTLLVTHLLEETLGYDQIWVMEKGQIIETGTYASLSQQQGAFARLLAHRKEEL from the coding sequence ATGGATAAAACTAAACAAAATGAAATGGTTCGATGGCTGAAACAGCAGAGTGCTCCAGCCCGTCGATGGCTACGGCTATCAATGATTTTAGGTGTCGTAAGCGGTTTATTAATTATTGCTCAAGCATGGTTATTAGCGGTTTTACTTCAAGCATTTATCATGGATAGTATTAACCGTGATACGCATATACCTACTTTCCTCACTCTTATTGGCATTTTTATCTTACGTGCAGCAGTCATGGCAATACGAGAGCGTGTTGGTTATCGCTGTGGTATGGCTGTTAGGCAACAAATTCGTAAAATTGTCCTTGATAGACTTGAAGAATTAGGCCCTGTTTGGGTTAAAGGCAAACCCGCTGGAAGCTGGGCAACTATTATTCTAGAACAAATTGAAGATATGCAAGATTACTATGCACGTTATCTTCCACAAATGTATCTTTCCGCTATTGTTCCTATTCTTATTCTTATCACCCTATTTCCTGTTAACTGGGTTGCGGGTTTAATTTTATTCTTTACTGCCCCTCTAATTCCCTTGTTTATGGCATTAGTCGGATTAGGTGCTGCTGATGCAAACCGCAGAAACTTTCTCGCTTTAGGTCGTTTAAGTGGTAACTTCCTCGATAGATTAAGAGGGCTTGATACATTACGGTTATTTAACCGCGGTAATGCTGAAGTCAAACAAATTACAGAAGCCACAGAAGATTTCCGTAAACGCACGATGGAAGTGCTTAGAATGGCGTTCCTTTCTTCTGGCGTATTGGAATTCTTTACCGCTGTTTCTATTGCCGTTGTTGCTGTTTATTTCGGTTTTTCTTACTTAGGTGAACTTAACTTTGGTAGCTATGGTCTAGGTGTTACCCTCTTTTCGGGGTTCTTAGCGCTGATCCTTGCTCCTGAATTTTTTCAACCTTTACGAGATTTAGGCACTTATTATCACGCAAAAGCGCAAGCAGTGGGCGCAGCAGAATCTCTCGTTGAGTTTTTAGAAACTGATGGCGAAAAACCACAATTAGCAGGTAATGCGCGTGTCAATACAAACGAAGGTATTGAAATAACAGCACATGAACTAGAGATTTTATCGCATCAAGGGGTAAAATTAGCGGGTCCATTAAGTTTTACGATTAGTCCTCAGCAACGTATTGCGATTGTAGGCCAAAGTGGTGCAGGAAAAAGCTCATTATTGAATGTACTTTTAGGCTTTTTACCCTATCGGGGTTCATTAAAAGTTAATGGCATTGAATTAACTCAGCTTTCACCTGAAGCATGGCGTCAATGTTTAAGTTGGGTGGGACAAAATCCCAATTTACCTGAACAAACTTTACTTGATAATGTGCGTTTGAGTGCTCCCGAGGCCAGTTCAGAACAAATAAATCTGGCTATTGAAAAAGCCTATGTCAGCGATTTTATTAACGATTTACCTGATGGGTTAAATACAGTAATTGGCGATGGTGCTGCACGTCTTTCTGTTGGTCAAGCACAACGCATTGCTGTAGCACGTGCATTATTATCCCCTTGCCAATTTTTGTTATTGGATGAACCTGCAGCAAGCCTTGATTCTCATAGCGAACAACGTGTGATGCACGCTCTTAATAATGCGTCATTAAATCAAACTACGTTACTTGTTACCCATTTATTGGAAGAAACATTAGGTTACGATCAAATTTGGGTAATGGAAAAAGGTCAAATTATTGAAACGGGCACTTATGCATCATTAAGCCAACAGCAAGGTGCTTTTGCCCGTCTTCTTGCTCATCGTAAAGAGGAACTTTAA
- the cydC gene encoding cysteine/glutathione ABC transporter membrane /ATP-binding component has translation MRVLLPFLALYRRHWFMLLLGIILAILTLLASIGLLTLSGWFLAGTSLAGFAGIYSFNYMLPAAGVRGAAIFRTAGRYFERLVSHDATFRVLSHLRVFTFKKILPLSPGGIARFRQGELLNRLVADVETLDHLYIRVISPIIAAFVVIMMIMFGLGLIDAHLANTLGGIMLTLLIILPFVFYYAGKPIGRDLTDLRGQYRTVLTSMLQGQAELTVFGALPRFRQNLAQLEAKWLRRQAQQANLTGLSQSLMILASGLTATLILWLAAGGIDHNFMPEALIALFTFCALAAFESLAPVTVAFQHLGQVMASATRISHLIEQKPDVSFPEKGGERKNSASLTLHNICFTYPTQPMQVINHVDLTIEAGQHIALLGKTGCGKSTLLQLINRAFDPTHGTIRLNNSPIADYDETTLRSMMSVVPQRVHVFSHTLRENLIMAKEEATDEELSHALQQVGLGHLLDNDEGLNAWMGDGGRQLSGGEQRRLGLARALLHNAPLVLLDEPTEGLDADTEQQILTLLHQHCQGKAVLMITHRLHGLDKMDKICVMDGGKIVETGTHASLLQQQGHYAKFHQRQALLTPTHEA, from the coding sequence ATGAGAGTATTGCTTCCTTTTCTCGCACTCTATCGTCGCCATTGGTTTATGTTATTGCTAGGGATTATTCTCGCTATCTTAACCTTACTTGCGAGTATCGGCCTTTTAACATTATCAGGCTGGTTTTTAGCAGGCACGTCTTTAGCCGGTTTTGCGGGGATCTATAGTTTTAACTATATGCTACCTGCGGCAGGTGTTCGTGGTGCCGCAATATTTCGTACAGCAGGCCGTTATTTTGAAAGACTTGTTAGTCATGATGCAACATTTCGGGTGTTATCGCACTTACGTGTGTTTACCTTCAAAAAGATCTTACCTCTTTCACCAGGTGGGATTGCGCGTTTTCGTCAAGGTGAGTTACTTAACCGCTTAGTGGCTGATGTTGAAACATTAGATCACCTTTATATTCGTGTTATCTCACCAATTATTGCCGCTTTTGTCGTCATTATGATGATTATGTTTGGTCTTGGTTTAATTGATGCCCACTTAGCCAACACATTAGGTGGCATTATGCTCACCTTGCTGATTATTTTACCTTTTGTGTTCTATTATGCAGGTAAACCTATTGGCCGTGATCTGACCGACTTACGTGGACAATATCGCACAGTATTAACCAGTATGTTACAAGGACAAGCTGAGCTAACTGTTTTTGGCGCATTGCCTCGCTTTAGACAGAACTTAGCGCAACTTGAAGCTAAGTGGTTACGCAGACAAGCACAACAAGCAAACTTAACCGGTTTATCGCAATCCCTCATGATCCTCGCATCAGGGCTGACCGCAACCTTAATTCTATGGCTGGCAGCGGGTGGCATAGACCATAATTTTATGCCTGAAGCCTTAATAGCTTTATTCACTTTCTGTGCACTCGCTGCTTTCGAGTCGTTAGCACCTGTTACTGTTGCGTTTCAGCATTTAGGGCAAGTAATGGCATCAGCAACTCGTATTTCTCATTTAATTGAGCAAAAACCCGATGTCTCTTTCCCTGAAAAAGGAGGAGAAAGAAAAAATAGTGCTTCACTCACCCTGCATAATATTTGCTTTACTTACCCAACTCAGCCGATGCAAGTAATTAATCATGTTGATTTGACTATTGAAGCAGGGCAACACATCGCATTATTAGGAAAAACAGGTTGTGGTAAATCAACGCTATTACAGTTAATCAATCGTGCGTTTGATCCGACTCATGGCACTATCCGCTTAAATAATTCACCTATTGCTGATTATGATGAAACAACTCTACGTTCAATGATGTCTGTTGTTCCTCAACGTGTTCATGTCTTTAGCCACACATTAAGAGAAAACTTAATTATGGCAAAAGAAGAGGCAACGGATGAAGAACTCAGTCATGCGCTTCAGCAAGTTGGCCTTGGACACCTGCTGGACAATGATGAAGGTTTAAATGCATGGATGGGCGATGGTGGTAGACAGCTCTCAGGTGGTGAACAACGACGTTTAGGTCTTGCAAGAGCTCTACTCCATAATGCACCTCTTGTATTACTGGATGAGCCAACAGAAGGCCTTGACGCCGATACAGAACAACAGATCCTTACTCTCTTACATCAACATTGTCAGGGTAAAGCGGTATTAATGATCACTCACCGACTTCACGGTTTAGATAAAATGGATAAAATCTGCGTTATGGATGGCGGGAAAATCGTTGAAACAGGCACTCATGCTTCGTTATTACAGCAACAAGGGCATTATGCTAAATTTCACCAAAGACAAGCACTATTAACTCCGACTCACGAGGCATAA
- the aat gene encoding leucyl/phenylalanyl-tRNA--protein transferase yields the protein MPLFQLDDSDLDFPEPHLALKEPNGLLAIGGEISPARLRVAYQSGIFPWYFPYEEPLWWSPDPRAVLPAGDLHIGRSLRKFIRHQPYKITLNHAFASVIEACSIRDEGTWIGPDIKEGYEALYRQGEAHSVEVWDGDELVGGLYGVNVGAVFCGESMFSRRDNASKCAFIAFYNHFLRYGGQLFDCQVLNSHTASLGASEISRDHYLVALSRWKKVIIDKKCWYQQSLEL from the coding sequence ATGCCATTGTTTCAATTAGACGATAGTGATTTGGATTTTCCAGAGCCTCATTTAGCATTAAAAGAGCCTAATGGATTATTAGCGATAGGGGGAGAAATCTCCCCTGCTCGATTACGTGTTGCATATCAATCAGGGATCTTCCCTTGGTACTTCCCCTACGAAGAGCCATTATGGTGGTCACCTGATCCAAGAGCTGTGTTGCCTGCTGGTGATTTACATATTGGACGTAGTTTGCGTAAATTTATTCGTCATCAGCCATATAAAATAACGTTAAATCATGCTTTTGCTTCTGTGATAGAAGCCTGCTCTATACGTGATGAAGGTACATGGATAGGCCCTGATATTAAAGAAGGTTATGAAGCACTTTATCGACAAGGTGAAGCGCACTCTGTTGAAGTTTGGGATGGCGATGAATTAGTTGGCGGATTGTATGGAGTCAATGTTGGTGCAGTTTTTTGTGGCGAATCGATGTTTAGTCGCAGAGATAACGCATCTAAATGTGCCTTTATTGCTTTTTATAACCATTTTCTTCGTTATGGGGGTCAACTATTTGATTGTCAGGTGCTAAACTCTCATACTGCCTCGTTAGGTGCCAGTGAGATCTCTCGTGACCATTATTTAGTTGCATTATCTCGTTGGAAAAAAGTGATTATTGATAAAAAGTGTTGGTATCAGCAATCGTTGGAATTATAA
- the infA gene encoding translation initiation factor IF-1 yields MAKEDNIEMQGTVLDTLPNTMFRVELENGHVVTAHISGKMRKNYIRILTGDKVTVELTPYDLSKGRIIFRSR; encoded by the coding sequence ATGGCCAAAGAAGACAACATTGAAATGCAAGGCACTGTACTGGATACTCTGCCAAACACGATGTTCCGCGTAGAATTAGAAAACGGACACGTCGTTACCGCTCATATCTCAGGAAAAATGCGTAAAAACTATATTCGTATCCTGACAGGCGACAAGGTTACCGTTGAGCTGACCCCATATGACCTGAGCAAAGGCCGTATCATCTTCCGTAGCCGTTGA
- the clpA gene encoding ATP-dependent Clp protease ATP-binding subunit: MLNHELELSLNVAFAKARDNRHEFMTVEHLLLALLSNKSAREALEACKVDLAVLREELEVFIRKTTPILPENVDRETQPTLSFQRVLQRAVFHVQSSGKNEVSGANVLVAIFSEQESHAAYLLRKHDVSRLDVVNFISHGISKEAQQNEDLSDMNEMNAQSQQEMPQGDDHMDNFTTNLNQLARQGKIDPLIGRQAELERTIQVLCRRRKNNPLLVGESGVGKTAIAEGLAWRIEQDDVPDVMKGYTIYSLDIGSLLAGTKYRGDFEKRFKALLKTLEKDEKSILFIDEIHTIIGAGAASGGQVDAANLIKPLLSGGRIRVIGSTTYQEFSNIFEKDRALTRRFQKIDITEPSPDETVLIIKGLRQKYEAHHEVRYTNKAIQAAVDLSVKYITDRHLPDKAIDVIDEAGAKTRLIAPSKRKKTINVSDIESVVAKIARIPEKTVSSSDKSILKNLDNQLKMLVFGQDQAIHALSEAIKMSRAGLGQDNKPVGSFLFAGPTGVGKTEVTVQLAKALNVKLLRFDMSEYMERHTVSRLIGAPPGYVGFDQGGLLTDAVIKNPYSVVLLDEIEKAHPDVFNILLQVMDNGTLTDNNGRKADFRNVILVMTTNAGVRETQRKSIGFTEQDNSTDAMVEIKKAFSPEFRNRLDSIIWFNALSPEIISMVVDKFIVELQVQLDDKGVSLEVSQEARQWLCDKGYDKAMGARPMARVIQENLKKPLANEILFGSLVNGGSVSVTFDNLAGKLNYEFISQEKRAKNEDTVI, translated from the coding sequence ATGCTTAATCACGAATTAGAGCTGAGTCTTAATGTTGCATTCGCGAAAGCCCGTGATAACAGACACGAATTTATGACTGTAGAGCACCTGTTATTGGCGCTATTAAGTAATAAATCGGCACGCGAAGCATTGGAAGCTTGTAAAGTCGATCTGGCCGTTTTACGAGAAGAGCTTGAAGTCTTTATTCGTAAAACAACCCCAATTTTACCTGAAAATGTTGATAGAGAAACACAGCCAACGCTGAGTTTTCAGCGAGTATTACAACGTGCTGTTTTCCATGTTCAATCGTCAGGCAAAAATGAAGTCTCTGGTGCTAATGTGCTGGTGGCTATTTTTAGTGAACAAGAATCTCACGCTGCTTACTTATTACGTAAACATGATGTTAGTCGTCTTGATGTTGTCAATTTTATTTCTCATGGTATTTCAAAGGAAGCTCAACAAAACGAAGATCTTTCTGACATGAATGAGATGAATGCACAATCTCAGCAAGAGATGCCTCAAGGTGACGATCATATGGATAATTTTACCACTAACCTTAATCAGTTAGCGCGCCAAGGTAAAATAGATCCTCTAATTGGGCGTCAAGCTGAATTAGAAAGAACCATTCAAGTATTATGCCGTCGCCGTAAAAACAATCCACTGTTAGTGGGTGAATCAGGCGTTGGTAAAACGGCAATTGCCGAAGGGCTTGCATGGCGTATTGAGCAAGATGATGTTCCTGACGTTATGAAAGGCTACACCATTTACTCACTGGATATTGGTTCGTTATTAGCGGGTACAAAATACCGTGGAGATTTTGAAAAACGGTTTAAAGCGTTACTGAAAACACTTGAAAAAGATGAAAAAAGCATCTTATTTATTGATGAGATCCACACGATTATTGGTGCGGGTGCGGCTTCAGGTGGACAGGTAGACGCGGCAAACTTAATCAAACCTTTGTTATCAGGTGGGCGAATTCGAGTTATAGGCTCTACGACTTATCAAGAATTTAGTAATATTTTTGAAAAAGATAGAGCACTTACACGTCGTTTCCAAAAAATTGATATAACAGAACCTTCTCCTGATGAAACCGTGCTCATCATCAAAGGATTGCGTCAAAAATATGAAGCGCATCACGAGGTACGTTATACCAATAAAGCGATTCAGGCTGCGGTGGATTTATCAGTTAAATACATTACGGATAGACATCTACCTGATAAAGCTATTGATGTTATTGATGAAGCTGGTGCAAAAACACGTTTAATAGCACCAAGTAAACGCAAAAAAACGATCAATGTCTCTGATATTGAATCAGTCGTTGCTAAAATTGCACGTATTCCTGAAAAAACGGTTTCTAGTAGTGATAAATCAATACTGAAAAATCTTGATAACCAATTAAAAATGTTGGTATTTGGTCAAGATCAGGCAATTCATGCATTGTCTGAAGCCATTAAAATGAGTCGAGCAGGGTTAGGCCAAGATAATAAACCGGTCGGTTCGTTCTTATTTGCTGGCCCTACTGGGGTAGGTAAAACAGAAGTTACTGTACAATTAGCGAAAGCATTGAATGTTAAATTACTTCGCTTTGATATGTCGGAATATATGGAGCGACATACTGTTAGTCGCTTAATTGGTGCGCCTCCAGGTTATGTTGGTTTTGATCAAGGCGGATTATTAACCGACGCAGTAATTAAAAATCCTTATTCTGTTGTATTACTTGATGAAATTGAAAAAGCACATCCCGATGTGTTCAATATTCTGTTACAGGTGATGGATAACGGTACATTAACAGATAACAATGGCCGCAAAGCGGATTTTCGTAATGTTATTTTAGTGATGACCACCAATGCGGGGGTGCGTGAAACGCAACGTAAATCGATCGGATTTACGGAGCAAGATAACAGCACTGATGCGATGGTCGAAATTAAAAAAGCGTTTTCTCCTGAATTTCGTAATCGTTTAGATAGCATTATTTGGTTTAATGCATTATCACCTGAAATTATCTCTATGGTTGTAGATAAGTTTATTGTCGAACTACAAGTACAGTTAGATGATAAAGGGGTTTCGCTAGAAGTTAGCCAAGAAGCACGCCAATGGTTGTGCGATAAAGGTTACGACAAAGCGATGGGCGCAAGACCAATGGCACGCGTTATTCAAGAAAACTTAAAAAAACCATTAGCTAACGAGATTTTATTTGGCTCTCTTGTTAATGGTGGTTCAGTTTCTGTCACATTCGATAATTTAGCAGGTAAGTTAAACTACGAGTTTATCAGCCAAGAAAAACGGGCTAAGAACGAAGATACCGTTATCTAA
- the clpS gene encoding ATP-dependent Clp protease adaptor protein → MGQFDFLTETTLRDDVHQVNEPPAMYKVILNNDDYTPMDFVVEVLTMYFFLSEEKATQIMLDVHHKGKGVCGVYSADIAETKVAQVNLYARENEYPLLCTLEQA, encoded by the coding sequence ATGGGTCAGTTTGATTTTTTAACAGAAACCACGTTAAGGGATGATGTTCATCAGGTAAATGAGCCACCAGCAATGTATAAGGTGATCTTGAATAATGATGATTACACCCCCATGGATTTTGTTGTAGAAGTACTTACGATGTATTTTTTTCTTAGTGAAGAGAAAGCAACACAGATTATGTTGGATGTTCATCATAAAGGAAAAGGAGTTTGTGGGGTTTATAGTGCGGATATTGCTGAAACGAAAGTGGCACAAGTTAATCTGTATGCGAGAGAAAACGAATACCCACTTTTATGTACTCTTGAACAAGCATGA
- the cspD gene encoding cold shock-like protein produces the protein METGTVKWFNNAKGFGFITPANGGEDIFAHYSTIRMEGYRTLKAGQKVNYSTIKGPKGDHTDLIIPIIE, from the coding sequence ATGGAGACAGGTACAGTAAAGTGGTTCAATAATGCTAAGGGCTTTGGTTTTATTACCCCAGCAAACGGTGGCGAAGATATTTTTGCCCACTATTCAACAATTAGAATGGAAGGCTACCGCACACTTAAAGCGGGGCAGAAAGTTAATTATAGCACGATAAAAGGGCCTAAAGGTGACCATACTGACCTTATCATTCCTATCATTGAATAG
- the macB gene encoding macrolide transporter ATP-binding /permease protein produces MPALLELNEVSRVYSNGEEETIVLNKVSLTINAGEMVAIMGASGSGKSTLMNILGCLDKPSRGEYKVAGQSVAQMEGDQLAALRREHFGFIFQRYHLMAHLSAEQNVEIPAIYADKNATQRKERARELLTRLGLGERVDYRPNQLSGGQQQRVSIARALMNGGEVILADEPTGALDSHSGKEVMAILKQLNEQGHTVIIVTHDPLIAEQADRIIEIKDGKIISDRCHQTTTHKIKKETTTVLTSSYLGQIVGRFTQALEMAWRAMVVNKVRTLLTMLGIIIGIASVVTIIVIGDAAKSMVLSDIKAIGSNTIDIYPGKDFGSDSPEDRQSLTLQDVFALKQQSYVQAVTPQVQFSTRLRRGNQDSPASVAGVSDDYFTVYAMKFSQGRSFTHDMIQRQAQVVVIDENTRHRFFPNKKNVIGEQIIIRNIPSTIIGVIADKKSVFGNGQSLRVWVPYSTLNSRILNRSYLDSITVRAIEGYDANVAEQQIIRLLTIRHGKKDIFTYNLDSFIKAAESTTQTMQLFLTFVAVISLVVGGIGVMNIMLVSVTERTREIGIRMAVGARASDVMQQFLIESVLVCLVGGVLGIGLSFSIAIIASVMLPEWHFVFQPIALVSAFICSTAIGVIFGFLPARRAAKMNPIDALARE; encoded by the coding sequence ATGCCGGCATTATTAGAACTCAATGAGGTTAGTCGCGTATATAGCAATGGTGAAGAAGAAACTATTGTTCTTAATAAAGTCTCATTAACGATTAATGCGGGTGAAATGGTCGCGATTATGGGTGCCTCCGGCTCTGGTAAATCGACCTTAATGAATATATTGGGATGTTTGGATAAACCAAGTCGCGGTGAATATAAAGTTGCAGGTCAAAGTGTTGCACAAATGGAAGGTGATCAGCTTGCTGCATTACGCCGTGAGCACTTTGGGTTTATTTTTCAACGCTACCATTTAATGGCGCACTTAAGTGCAGAACAGAATGTTGAAATTCCAGCTATTTATGCCGATAAAAATGCCACTCAGCGTAAAGAAAGGGCTCGTGAATTATTAACTCGTTTAGGATTAGGAGAGCGTGTTGATTATCGCCCTAATCAGCTTTCTGGTGGTCAGCAACAACGTGTAAGTATTGCGAGAGCGTTGATGAATGGTGGTGAGGTCATTCTTGCTGATGAGCCTACGGGTGCATTAGATAGTCATTCTGGTAAAGAAGTTATGGCTATTTTGAAGCAACTCAATGAACAAGGGCATACGGTTATTATCGTCACTCATGATCCTTTAATTGCAGAGCAAGCTGACCGAATTATCGAAATAAAAGACGGTAAGATTATTAGTGATCGCTGTCATCAAACAACGACACATAAAATTAAAAAAGAAACGACAACTGTTTTAACTTCCTCTTATTTGGGGCAAATTGTAGGGCGCTTTACTCAAGCATTAGAAATGGCTTGGCGTGCCATGGTTGTCAATAAAGTACGTACCTTATTGACAATGCTCGGCATTATTATAGGGATCGCTTCTGTTGTGACCATTATTGTGATTGGTGATGCCGCAAAAAGTATGGTGCTTTCTGATATAAAAGCGATTGGCTCTAATACTATTGATATCTATCCTGGGAAAGATTTTGGTAGTGACTCCCCCGAAGACAGGCAATCATTAACGCTACAAGATGTTTTTGCCTTAAAACAGCAGTCTTATGTGCAAGCGGTAACGCCACAAGTGCAATTTAGTACGCGATTACGCCGAGGGAATCAAGATTCGCCCGCTTCTGTTGCGGGGGTGAGTGATGACTATTTTACTGTGTATGCGATGAAATTTTCGCAAGGTCGCTCATTTACGCACGATATGATCCAACGGCAAGCTCAGGTTGTTGTGATTGATGAAAATACTCGCCATCGCTTTTTTCCTAATAAGAAAAACGTAATTGGTGAACAAATTATTATTCGGAATATTCCTTCTACGATTATTGGAGTTATAGCAGATAAAAAATCGGTTTTTGGTAATGGACAATCATTACGCGTTTGGGTGCCTTATAGCACGTTAAATAGTCGTATTTTAAATCGCTCATATCTTGATAGCATTACGGTAAGAGCAATAGAAGGCTATGATGCTAACGTAGCAGAACAACAAATTATTCGTTTACTCACGATCCGACATGGCAAAAAAGATATTTTTACTTATAACCTTGATAGTTTTATTAAAGCGGCTGAGAGCACCACACAAACAATGCAATTATTTCTTACATTTGTTGCCGTTATTTCATTAGTGGTTGGTGGCATTGGTGTTATGAATATTATGTTGGTTTCTGTGACTGAAAGAACGCGAGAGATTGGTATTAGAATGGCGGTTGGGGCGAGAGCGAGTGATGTGATGCAACAGTTTCTCATTGAGTCTGTACTGGTTTGTTTAGTCGGAGGGGTGTTAGGAATTGGTCTTTCGTTTAGTATTGCAATAATTGCAAGTGTGATGTTACCCGAATGGCATTTTGTATTCCAGCCTATCGCATTAGTCAGTGCTTTTATTTGTTCAACCGCTATTGGGGTTATTTTCGGATTTTTACCCGCAAGACGTGCAGCAAAAATGAATCCCATTGATGCGTTAGCCAGAGAATAA